Genomic DNA from Calditerrivibrio sp.:
CCTTCCGCAGCTTCTGACTGGGCTATCTCATTTTCATGATGGGGAAACACAAGATCTTTACCCCCTCCATGTATATCAAAAGGTATCCCCAATATCTTCGAACTCATTGCACTGCACTCGATATGCCATCCCGGTCTACCTTTCCCCCAAGGGGAATCCCACGCTGGTTCATGCTCTTTGCTTCTTTTCCAAAGGGCAAAATCCAAAGGATCCTCTTTTACCTCATTGACCTCAACCCTTGCTCCTGCAAGAAGATCATCAAGGTCCCTTTTGGACAGCTTCCCATAATCCTTGAAACTTCTTACCTTGAAATATACATCACCATCCAGTACATAGGCATAACCTTTTTCCAAAAGCTTTTCACAAAGCTCTATCATATCCTGAATATATTCAGTGGCTTTAGGTGTAAAATCTGGACGCAAAATATTTAATCTATCCATATCCTCATCGTGGGCTTTAATAAAAAACTCAGTGATTTCGGAATAGGTTTTCCCCTCATCATTAGCTCTTTTTATGATCTTATCATCAACATCGGTAAAGTTCTTTACAAAAGTCACATCATAACCTTTATAGATAAGATACCTTCTAATGGTATCAAAAACGATAGCACTTCTGGCATGACCTATATGACAATAGTCATAGACAGTTACGCCACAAACATACATCTTTACTATATTGTCGTTTAATGGCTGAAAAACCTCTTTTTCCCCTGTCAGGGTATTGAATATCCTAAGCATATCTACTCCTGTAGTTTCTAATCTTCTCCAGCGATTACCGTTACCCTTAGAAGCTCCTCAATTGTGGTAACACCTTTTTTGACCAGCTCCATACCACCTTCAAACATAGGCCTAAACCCACTTCTGATAGCATAACTTCTCAATTCATCCACACTTTTCCCTTTTGTTATCATCTGTTTCATAGTTCCATCTATCTTAAGAACCTCATATATACCTATCCTACCTGAATACCCTGTGTACTTACATTCGGGGCAACCTTTCCCCCTATAAAATGTTACGCTATTTTCCTTCAGAGATAACCTCTCAAGCATCTCCGGCTCTGGGGAGTAGGACTCTTTACAAACAGGGCATATCTTTCTTACAAGGCGTTGCCCAACTACACCTAAGAGGGATGTCCCCACCAAAAAGTTCTCAATCCCCATATCCACAAGTCTAACCACAGAACTAACCGCATCGTTTGTGTGTATAGTTGAAAGCACAAGATGCCCGGTAAGGGAAGCTTGAATAGCTATCTCTGCTGTCTCCTTATCCCTGATCTCACCCACCATAATGATGTCAGGATCCTGTCTTAGTATGGACCTAAGCGCTGAAGCAAAGGTTACCCCAGCAGTTTCATCTGTCTGAACCTGATTGATCAGTTTAAAGTTGTATTCTATAGGATCCTCGACAGTAACGATATTCTTTTCAGGAGTATTCAGTTTATTTAATGTGGCATAAAGGGTAGTTGTCTTACCACTTCCTGTTGGACCTGATATCAGAATTATACCATAGGGTTTTGATACAATACTTTCATATACACTCAAGCTGTAGGGGTCCATCCCTATGTTGGATAGCTCAAGGAGGGTTTTACTACGATCTAATATCCTCAGAACAACCTTTTCCCCAAAGTTTGTAGGTAACGTGGAAACCCTAAAATCCACATCTCTGCCCCCACTAAACATCTTAAACCTACCATCCTGAGGGACTCTTTTTTCAGCAATATTCATACCAGCCATAATCTTGATCCTTGAGACGATGGCGGGATGTATCGTTCTATTTAGCCCCAGTACCTCTACCAATATACCATCTATTCTGTACCTGACCCTTAGTTTGTCTTCATCTGGCTCTATATGTATGTCGCTTGCATGATCCATCACAGCCTTGTTTATTATACCATCCACAAGGTTTATTACTGGAGTGTCTTCAGCCAAGTTTTCAAGGGCATCTTCTTTCCCGATAACAGAAAGTTTTTTGGAAACATCTTCCGCTGTTTTATAAAGTCTATCTTCAGTTCCATATATCTTTTCCATTAGAAATAGCAGATCATCCTTTGTTACCACAAATGGGTAGATCTCTTTTCTGATCATCCTTTCCAACTCATCGTATATACCTACATTTGTAGGGTCATTGGTGGCAATGAAAAGTTTTGTACTATCGGATTTTATAGGAACTATACCTAATCTCCTTGCAACACTTTCGGGTATAGTCTTTTTCAATTCTGGAGAAACCTCCACATCCGAAGCCTTAATAATCTTTGTTCCGATCTGCTCTGCTATTATCTGGAGTATCTGTCTTTCTGTAACATAACCAAGATCCTGTAATACCTCCCCTAATTTTTTCCCACTCGTCTTCTGTTCACTGAGGGCGACTTTTAGCTGGGCTTCTGTAATAAGGTTTTTTTCCCTTAAAAGCTCACCTATTTTAATCTTTTTTCTAACATCCATTTTTCCCCCTTAAGGAGACCTAAAAAGATCTTTTATCCCTTGTTATAACAGCATAGGCAGAATGGTTGTGGATACTTTCGTGGTTTTCACTGGAGACTTCAAACCACGTCACCCTGCTGTCAGCCAAAAGCTTATCAGCAACATTCCTCACAATATCCTCAACAAATACCGGATTTTCATACGATGATTCGGTGATAAACTTTTCATCCTCACGTTTTAGCAACGAAAAGATAGGTGCACTCGCAGATTGTTCTGCTATTTCTATAAGGTCTTCAATCCATATCATACCTTTGTATCTCACTTTTATACCAATATAGCTTCTCTGATTATGGGCACCATAGGTGCTGATCTCTTTCGAGCAGGGACAAACCGACAATACTGGCACTTTAACGCAGACGATAAAATCTTTTTTATCCCCTATAGCAGAACCAATAAAAGTGCACTCATAATCCATAAGTGATGGAAGGTTTGATATTGGTGCTTGCTTTTCTATGAAATAGGGGAAGGTTATCTCGATATGGGATTCTTCAGAGTTTAACACACTTTTTAGATCATCCAAAATACCCCTGAACGACTCGATCCCTATATTTGTCCTGTGATTGTTGAGCACTTCAACAAACCTTGACATGTGTGTACCCTTAAAATTGTGCGGAAGCTTAACAAACATGTTTATTCTTGCAACTGTATGTTGTTTTCCATTCTTTTTATCCTTAACCACTATAGGGTACTGGATATCTTTGATACCCACCTTATCGATATCTATATTCCTAAAATCTGTCTGATTTTGAATATCAGCCAGCGACACTACCTTCTCCTGATCTTCTGATTCATAAGGTGTATATGATAATGTTTGGCCCCCTGCGGCACCTTTTCCACATTCAATTGAAGCCACAGATTACCGTAGTTTTGGATTTTTATCTTTTTATTGTTTTTTACAGCCTCCAAAGCTGCCTCCAGCCTCTCATCCAGAGGCACCTTTTTGTTACCTTTTGCTAAGATCTCTATAGCCTTATCCGTCTCATTAATAGACTGAAGATAATATGCATAAAGGGTATATAAAAACCCCTCCTTAGGAGAACTCTTTATCGCTTTTTCGAGGGTCTGTTTCATTTTATCATACTGTTTCTCTTTATAGTATAAAGTAGCAAGCATCGCCATACCAAGCCAATTTTTATGGAATCCATTTATTAGGTATTTAAAAGCCTCGTCAAATCTTTTTTTTGTATAAAATATAATCCCTATCTGGGAATTTATCTGCTCTTTGACAAAGAATTGCCATTTTGAGTATTTATAACCCTCATTTAGTCTCTCTATGGCTTTATCCGCTTTATCGTTACGAATATCCTTTTCCACCAATTTGAAAATGTCTGTTAACTTCCTTAAAAAATGTCTACCCAACAAGAAGTTTATAAGTATTACAACTATCATACCTATGATGAGTGCAATTGCAAAGCTTTTGGTAAGGTAAAATACTAAAAGTCCGAATAAAGACCCAGAAAAGGCTGAAATCACTATAGTTAGCATAACCACCTCTATATCTCGTTAATCGTTAAACTATAATAGGTAATCCATTATTTTTCAAGGGGAATATTATTTAGACCTTGACATTTATAAAATTAGTTTTATTGTTATAGCATAAAAACAAGGAGGCCACAATGTTTGGATTGGGTACTCAAGAAATTATATTGATATTGTTGGTTGTTTTAGTTGTTTTTGGTGCTGGTAAGCTTCCTCAAATAGGAGAAAGTATGGGCAAAGCCATCAGAAACTTTAAAAGTGCAGCAAAAGAAGACGACACCATAGATATCACTCCAAAGAAAAACGGTGAGCAAAAAGATACCCAAACAAGAAATAGCTAATTTCATAAAAAGTATCAATCCGGCAGTAAAGTTTATTCTCCTAATAGGAATATTTTTAGAGATAACAAAGATACATTCTTGGGCTATTCTTTTGTTATACACCTGTATAGCGTTATTGATAATAATCTCTTTTGATAGTATGGTTAATGTTTATAAGCAATTTAAGGCACTTTCATATCTATTGTTTTTGATATCCTTTTATTCTTTATATATAGTTTTTACCTCTGACATCGGCATTAGAGAAGGGGTATTTTTTTTCTATAATAAATTTCTAATTTTAACCAGCATCTTTTTGTACTCCTATCTCTTTGTTAGATCATGTAGCAAAAATGATCTCGTTAGGGTGGCATTTCATATTCTATACCCACTAACCCTTCTTGTGGATAAAAAGGAGTTACAACGGATCATGATCAATACCGTCTACCTTTCTGAAAAAAATCTGGTAACAATTCAAAAAAAGCTAAAAACCTTTGAATGGAAAAAGGTAGATATCAATCTACCCAAAAAATTAGTAACTACAATCAGCGACATCTTTTATGAGACCCTCACCTCCACCTATCATATTAAAAGAATTACACCCTACAGGGCTTTGATGCTCACCACCCTGAGGTACCCCTCCAAAAAGGATATCTTAGTCCTAATTATCTTTATAATGGTGCTATTTGGAACAGATGTTATACAATAAAAAATGCACCGTCGAATACGATGGCACAGATTTTCACGGTTGGCAGTACCAAAAAGATCTGGTTACCATCCAGTCAGAAATAGAATCTGCACTTTTTAGAATTTATAAAAAGCGCATAAACATCATAGGCTCTGGCAGAACCGATGCGGGTGTTCATGCCATTGCCCAAGTATTTAATTTTAGATCTGATAAATACATCAACTGTGAATCCCTTAAATTGGGCTTAAATAGCCTCCTACCAAGAAGTATCATCATCAAAAAGGTAGAAGATGTTGCACTGGACTTTCATGCACAGAAATCTGCAATCAGCAAAACATATCTTTACAAGATCCTAAACTCCGATACCCCTTCGGCTTTTCTAAGACACCGGGTATGGTGGATAAGAAACAGAATAGATCTGGAGTATTTCTATAATATTATCTCAATATTTGTAGGTACCCATGATTTCAGTGCCATGTGCACTATGAAAAGCATCAAAGAAAACCCCGTCAGGACCATAAACTTTATCAAACTCTATGCCGAAAACGATATTGTAAACATAGAGATAAATGCCAACGGCTTTCTACACAACATGGTTAGAAATATCATCGGTACCACTTTTTATATCTACAGAAAGCAACTCACCCCTGAAACAGTAATGGATATACTGGCAAGCAAAGACAGGAAAAAGGCAGGTCCCACTGCTCCACCCCAGGGTCTGTATCTCAAAGAGGTATTTTACCCAGATCCAGGTTCGCCCTTAGATCCTTCTCCTTAAGAAATAACTCCCCACAAAAAAAACAGGCAAACCCAACAAAAGTATCATTATCATATACTTATATACATATTTAAACCCAAGTCCCTTTAAAATAACCGCAAACGATCCCTCGAGGTAGTATTTCAGTGGTGAAAGATAAGTCAGCTTTTGGAAAAGATAGGGCATACTCTCATAGGGTGTCCAAGAACCTGAAAGATAAAGTATAGGTAAAAGAATAATTATTGTTATCTGGGAAACCTGCAACATATTATTTGACAAAGAAGCTATAAACATGGATAACCCAGATGACGTAAAAACATATAAAACTGTCAAAAGTATAAAATTTAAATAGTTCCCAGTAAAAGGTATCTTTAGCAAGCCATTTAAAACAAAAATAGTAGATAAGATGACCCCTGATATAATCACTATATTCATCGCCACTATCTTTGCCATCATAAATTCAGATACCCTAATTGGGGATACCATGATCATCTCCAAATTCCCATTTGATTTTTCCCTTATGATTGCAGAAGCAGGTAGAATAAGGATCAAAAGGGTAATCACAGAAAAAAGCTCAGTAATGCTCATAAAGATATTGGAATCAGAATTAGGATTATAAAGAACCCTCTGTCTTAACTCTATAATCGGTTGAGAGTAAAATTTGGATTCCAACACACTGTCTAAAGCAAACTTGGAAATGATCTCTGAGGCATATCCCGCAAACAGATACCCCACTGAGGTCTCACTACCATTTACTATAAGACCTATGTCATTCTTTTCACCTTTTCTGATGCGCTTACCAAAGTCCTTTGGTATAACAATCACAACCACCGCCTTATCCTCCATGAGAACACTTTCGATACCCCTTTCGTTTAAAAGATACCCTTCAAATCTAAAGGTAGGTGGCTGAAATCTCGACACAAGTTCCCTAGATTCTACACTAAAATCCTCATCTAAAACAAAAAATTTTGCATTTTTTAGCGTCAGATCTATCCCGTTTGCTGCAATATAAAGATCCACAGTAAAAAGATAAACCACAAACACCAGCAAACTTCTATCTCTGATAAATTGAACAAGCTCTTTTATGATAAGTGAGCCCAAGCGGATTAACATTCGTACTTCCTAAATCTTAGTATAGAAAGAACTAAAAAAAACAAATAAAACAAAACAAGCACCGATGTATTAAAGAAAAATATCTGCCATGAAAAACCCTTAAGAAAACTCATTTTGATAAGATTAAAATAATAAAAGTTTGGAAACAACTGGGACATTATATAGGCCTCATTTGTCATAGAGCTAACTGGTGTCAAATAACCTGAATAAAGGATCGATGGAATTATACAGATAACAGACGTTGCCACCACCGCTGACACCTGAGTTTTTACAAAGGTGGAGATCAAAATACCCAGCGATGTGGAAACAAGCAAATAGATAAAAGAGGAGATGGTAAAAAGCAGAAAACTACCTTTAAAAGGGGGCTTAAAAAGTACCATAATCATGGCAAAGAGGATAAAATAGTTCAAAAATGAGACCGTCATGGCAAATATCTGTTTCGATATAATAAAATCAAATCGACTTATGGATGAAGTATAGATGTTGTAAATCGACCCTGACTCCTTCTCTTTTACTATGAGTAAAGATGACAGAATAGCAGGCGCTATAAAAAGTACTACTAATAAAACGCCAGAGGCAGTTATGTTCTTCTGTCTCATGTTTTCATTAAACCAATACCTTATCCGGAAATCGATCATGAGATCATCGATATGTCTATTTTCAAGGAGTTCCAGGTTGTATTTGGTGATGATTATATTACTATAAGTCTTCGACACCGATGCCCTATAAGGGAATATCCCATCTTCTATGATCTGGATCTCTGATCTTTTACCACTTTTCAACCTTTTCTCTGTGCCATAAGGGATGACGATAAGCGTCCTTATTATATTTTTATCTATCATTTCTATGGCTTCCGACTGACTTTTTACATAACCGTGAAAGCTATAGTACCTATTGTTGTTTATAAATTTGTATGAAA
This window encodes:
- the cysS gene encoding cysteine--tRNA ligase, translating into MLRIFNTLTGEKEVFQPLNDNIVKMYVCGVTVYDYCHIGHARSAIVFDTIRRYLIYKGYDVTFVKNFTDVDDKIIKRANDEGKTYSEITEFFIKAHDEDMDRLNILRPDFTPKATEYIQDMIELCEKLLEKGYAYVLDGDVYFKVRSFKDYGKLSKRDLDDLLAGARVEVNEVKEDPLDFALWKRSKEHEPAWDSPWGKGRPGWHIECSAMSSKILGIPFDIHGGGKDLVFPHHENEIAQSEAAEGKEFARYWVHNGFVNINKEKMSKSLGNFFTIRDVLKEIDPEVLRFFLLTTHYRSPLDFSFENLLEAENAIDRIYTALDELENSNYNDRRPPQKGEIDRLIAGFKQDFEASMDDDFNTAAAISNVFEFVKGLNLILAGKLNRADLDYLKGQVADLVGMINSILGIITKKPSDWFRVNLSIPEEQLLAMIEERNMARKNKDFEKADSIRHSLKEKGVELLDTPTGTRFRAKRVR
- the truA gene encoding tRNA pseudouridine(38-40) synthase TruA, with the translated sequence MLYNKKCTVEYDGTDFHGWQYQKDLVTIQSEIESALFRIYKKRINIIGSGRTDAGVHAIAQVFNFRSDKYINCESLKLGLNSLLPRSIIIKKVEDVALDFHAQKSAISKTYLYKILNSDTPSAFLRHRVWWIRNRIDLEYFYNIISIFVGTHDFSAMCTMKSIKENPVRTINFIKLYAENDIVNIEINANGFLHNMVRNIIGTTFYIYRKQLTPETVMDILASKDRKKAGPTAPPQGLYLKEVFYPDPGSPLDPSP
- a CDS encoding twin-arginine translocase TatA/TatE family subunit, whose translation is MFGLGTQEIILILLVVLVVFGAGKLPQIGESMGKAIRNFKSAAKEDDTIDITPKKNGEQKDTQTRNS
- a CDS encoding ABC transporter permease yields the protein MLIRLGSLIIKELVQFIRDRSLLVFVVYLFTVDLYIAANGIDLTLKNAKFFVLDEDFSVESRELVSRFQPPTFRFEGYLLNERGIESVLMEDKAVVVIVIPKDFGKRIRKGEKNDIGLIVNGSETSVGYLFAGYASEIISKFALDSVLESKFYSQPIIELRQRVLYNPNSDSNIFMSITELFSVITLLILILPASAIIREKSNGNLEMIMVSPIRVSEFMMAKIVAMNIVIISGVILSTIFVLNGLLKIPFTGNYLNFILLTVLYVFTSSGLSMFIASLSNNMLQVSQITIIILLPILYLSGSWTPYESMPYLFQKLTYLSPLKYYLEGSFAVILKGLGFKYVYKYMIMILLLGLPVFFVGSYFLRRRI
- a CDS encoding ATPase, T2SS/T4P/T4SS family, producing the protein MDVRKKIKIGELLREKNLITEAQLKVALSEQKTSGKKLGEVLQDLGYVTERQILQIIAEQIGTKIIKASDVEVSPELKKTIPESVARRLGIVPIKSDSTKLFIATNDPTNVGIYDELERMIRKEIYPFVVTKDDLLFLMEKIYGTEDRLYKTAEDVSKKLSVIGKEDALENLAEDTPVINLVDGIINKAVMDHASDIHIEPDEDKLRVRYRIDGILVEVLGLNRTIHPAIVSRIKIMAGMNIAEKRVPQDGRFKMFSGGRDVDFRVSTLPTNFGEKVVLRILDRSKTLLELSNIGMDPYSLSVYESIVSKPYGIILISGPTGSGKTTTLYATLNKLNTPEKNIVTVEDPIEYNFKLINQVQTDETAGVTFASALRSILRQDPDIIMVGEIRDKETAEIAIQASLTGHLVLSTIHTNDAVSSVVRLVDMGIENFLVGTSLLGVVGQRLVRKICPVCKESYSPEPEMLERLSLKENSVTFYRGKGCPECKYTGYSGRIGIYEVLKIDGTMKQMITKGKSVDELRSYAIRSGFRPMFEGGMELVKKGVTTIEELLRVTVIAGED
- the folE2 gene encoding GTP cyclohydrolase FolE2; this encodes MSLADIQNQTDFRNIDIDKVGIKDIQYPIVVKDKKNGKQHTVARINMFVKLPHNFKGTHMSRFVEVLNNHRTNIGIESFRGILDDLKSVLNSEESHIEITFPYFIEKQAPISNLPSLMDYECTFIGSAIGDKKDFIVCVKVPVLSVCPCSKEISTYGAHNQRSYIGIKVRYKGMIWIEDLIEIAEQSASAPIFSLLKREDEKFITESSYENPVFVEDIVRNVADKLLADSRVTWFEVSSENHESIHNHSAYAVITRDKRSF
- a CDS encoding ABC transporter permease is translated as MQFNKIKTVFKKELKELKKDRISRIMVFLLPMVIVIVFGYGMALDVEKIPFVILDEDQSFISREISYKFINNNRYYSFHGYVKSQSEAIEMIDKNIIRTLIVIPYGTEKRLKSGKRSEIQIIEDGIFPYRASVSKTYSNIIITKYNLELLENRHIDDLMIDFRIRYWFNENMRQKNITASGVLLVVLFIAPAILSSLLIVKEKESGSIYNIYTSSISRFDFIISKQIFAMTVSFLNYFILFAMIMVLFKPPFKGSFLLFTISSFIYLLVSTSLGILISTFVKTQVSAVVATSVICIIPSILYSGYLTPVSSMTNEAYIMSQLFPNFYYFNLIKMSFLKGFSWQIFFFNTSVLVLFYLFFLVLSILRFRKYEC
- a CDS encoding energy-coupling factor transporter transmembrane protein EcfT, which encodes MSKKIPKQEIANFIKSINPAVKFILLIGIFLEITKIHSWAILLLYTCIALLIIISFDSMVNVYKQFKALSYLLFLISFYSLYIVFTSDIGIREGVFFFYNKFLILTSIFLYSYLFVRSCSKNDLVRVAFHILYPLTLLVDKKELQRIMINTVYLSEKNLVTIQKKLKTFEWKKVDINLPKKLVTTISDIFYETLTSTYHIKRITPYRALMLTTLRYPSKKDILVLIIFIMVLFGTDVIQ